One part of the Alistipes onderdonkii genome encodes these proteins:
- a CDS encoding alpha/beta hydrolase, with amino-acid sequence MKKTMLLLFALMLSSAICAQDYHVVLWDNTTAPTSNGLSGDEVESKPGQWKNTQTAEMWIYKAGDNATGQALVFFPGGGYSSLSVGNGHKEAQWFARNGITAAVVKYRLPNGHSEVPRNDADEALRVMRSMAAELNIDPAKVGVSGTSAGGYLAGSVGTLSDVKPGFMILFYPVISADPDKRHKGTFVQLLGAEDADKPLAQEFSLEKKVDAATPPTLLFHCDDDKVVPAVNSALFYQKLKEHGIKATLHIYPSGGHGWGMNSRFRYYDDWQKATLDWLSTL; translated from the coding sequence ATGAAGAAAACAATGCTCCTGCTCTTCGCCCTCATGCTGTCGTCGGCGATTTGTGCGCAGGATTACCACGTTGTCCTGTGGGACAACACGACGGCACCCACCTCGAACGGGCTTTCGGGCGACGAGGTCGAATCCAAGCCCGGACAGTGGAAAAACACGCAGACGGCCGAAATGTGGATTTACAAGGCCGGAGACAATGCCACGGGGCAGGCGCTCGTGTTTTTCCCCGGGGGCGGCTATTCGTCGCTCTCGGTCGGCAACGGACATAAGGAGGCCCAGTGGTTCGCCCGGAACGGCATCACGGCCGCGGTGGTGAAATACCGCCTGCCCAACGGCCACAGCGAGGTTCCGCGCAACGATGCCGACGAGGCGCTGCGCGTGATGCGTTCGATGGCTGCGGAGCTGAACATCGACCCCGCGAAAGTGGGGGTGTCGGGGACTTCGGCCGGGGGTTACCTCGCCGGGAGCGTCGGGACGCTTTCGGACGTGAAGCCGGGCTTCATGATCCTCTTCTACCCGGTGATCTCGGCCGACCCGGACAAACGTCACAAGGGGACTTTCGTACAGCTGCTCGGCGCCGAAGATGCCGACAAACCCCTTGCACAGGAGTTCTCGCTCGAGAAGAAGGTCGATGCCGCCACGCCGCCGACGCTGTTGTTCCATTGCGACGACGACAAGGTGGTACCGGCCGTGAACAGCGCGCTGTTCTACCAGAAGCTCAAGGAACACGGCATCAAGGCCACGCTGCACATCTATCCGTCGGGCGGCCACGGCTGGGGCATGAACTCCCGCTTCCGCTATTACGACGACTGGCAGAAAGCCACGCTCGACTGGCTTTCGACGCTCTGA
- the ptsP gene encoding phosphoenolpyruvate--protein phosphotransferase: MMFTIRGIPTAGIAVGTAFVLQRRASAAATAAAGDPVAEAGRFHAALERAKAELSALAEGEAVFAAHLEMAGDPMLAGLVEGRIAEKHLSAEQALGEACEEVCGMFAALDDDYLRGRTDDVRDVCARIGRILSGETAHDPFAGLAPGTIVVADELAPSDTAQMDFSRVAGLVTAHGSVTSHVAIIARNKGIAALVGVAGCMRQVRTGDRLIIDGERGELIVDPDPATGRKYAARLESLRQDAFRCAADAQAPAGRRITVLGNAANVDEVRRALDAGAEGIGLFRSEFLYMQGPALPDEETQFAAYRAAAELCGARPLTVRTLDIGGDKELPYMHFEPEENPFLGWRAIRVSLAMPELFRTQLRALLRASAFGNVRVMFPMIASVGEFRAAKAVVETCMAELDAEGVAYDRDIALGVMIETPAAVFIADELAARARFFSIGTNDLTQYVMAADRGNPRVAYLCDAFDPAVQRSIGMVLDAAHRAGIEAGMCGELAADPRATQRLVALGLGEFSVGPPAIAPLKHRIRTDK, encoded by the coding sequence ATGATGTTCACGATCCGAGGAATCCCGACGGCGGGGATCGCCGTCGGGACGGCGTTCGTGCTGCAACGCCGCGCATCCGCCGCTGCTACGGCCGCGGCAGGCGACCCCGTGGCCGAGGCCGGGCGGTTCCATGCGGCGCTGGAGCGTGCGAAGGCGGAGCTGTCCGCACTGGCGGAAGGGGAGGCTGTTTTCGCCGCCCATCTGGAGATGGCCGGCGACCCGATGCTCGCCGGGCTGGTCGAGGGGAGGATTGCGGAAAAGCACCTGTCCGCCGAGCAGGCGCTCGGAGAAGCCTGCGAAGAGGTGTGCGGCATGTTCGCGGCGCTCGACGACGACTACCTGCGCGGACGTACCGACGATGTGCGGGACGTATGTGCGCGTATCGGCCGCATCCTGTCGGGCGAAACCGCCCACGATCCCTTTGCCGGGCTGGCTCCCGGGACGATCGTGGTGGCCGACGAGCTGGCGCCTTCGGATACGGCACAGATGGATTTCAGCAGGGTCGCCGGATTGGTGACGGCGCACGGAAGCGTGACGAGCCATGTCGCGATCATCGCCCGGAACAAGGGCATCGCGGCGCTGGTCGGCGTTGCCGGGTGCATGCGGCAGGTCAGAACCGGCGACCGGCTGATAATCGACGGGGAGCGGGGCGAACTGATCGTCGACCCCGATCCGGCTACCGGACGCAAATACGCCGCGCGGCTCGAATCGCTGCGCCAGGATGCGTTCCGCTGCGCGGCGGATGCACAGGCGCCCGCCGGGCGGCGGATCACGGTGCTGGGCAATGCCGCGAACGTCGACGAAGTGCGACGCGCGCTCGATGCAGGCGCCGAGGGCATCGGACTTTTCCGGAGCGAGTTCCTCTACATGCAGGGCCCGGCGCTTCCCGACGAAGAGACGCAGTTTGCGGCATACCGTGCCGCGGCGGAGCTTTGCGGGGCACGTCCGCTGACTGTACGGACACTTGATATAGGCGGGGATAAAGAATTGCCCTACATGCACTTCGAGCCGGAGGAAAACCCGTTTCTGGGATGGCGTGCGATCCGGGTTTCGCTGGCCATGCCGGAGCTGTTCCGCACCCAGCTGCGGGCATTGCTGCGCGCGAGCGCATTCGGCAACGTGCGGGTGATGTTCCCGATGATAGCTTCGGTCGGGGAGTTCCGCGCCGCCAAAGCGGTTGTCGAGACCTGCATGGCGGAACTCGACGCAGAAGGGGTTGCCTACGACCGCGACATAGCGCTGGGGGTGATGATCGAGACCCCGGCCGCCGTATTCATCGCCGACGAACTGGCTGCCCGGGCGCGGTTTTTCAGCATCGGCACCAACGACCTGACGCAGTACGTGATGGCTGCCGACCGCGGAAATCCCCGCGTAGCCTACCTTTGCGACGCATTCGACCCGGCCGTGCAACGCAGCATCGGCATGGTACTCGACGCCGCGCACCGGGCGGGTATCGAAGCCGGGATGTGCGGCGAACTGGCCGCCGACCCGCGCGCCACGCAGCGCCTCGTGGCACTCGGCCTCGGGGAATTCAGCGTCGGCCCCCCGGCCATCGCCCCGTTGAAACACCGTATACGGACTGACAAATAA
- a CDS encoding HPr family phosphocarrier protein: MTTGKVTITAPNGMHARPAGELVKLIRGLAPARITLRTAAREASAVSILSLLALGLKHGTEVEVCAEGGDEAAAVRAVTDFIAGIRE, translated from the coding sequence ATGACAACCGGAAAAGTAACGATCACCGCCCCGAACGGCATGCATGCGCGGCCTGCGGGCGAACTTGTAAAGTTAATCAGGGGGCTTGCGCCCGCCAGGATCACCCTGCGCACCGCAGCCCGGGAGGCCAGTGCCGTGAGCATTCTTTCGCTCCTGGCATTGGGGCTCAAACACGGCACCGAAGTGGAAGTCTGCGCCGAGGGCGGCGACGAAGCCGCCGCCGTGCGGGCCGTAACGGATTTCATCGCCGGCATCCGCGAATGA